A single window of Chlamydiales bacterium DNA harbors:
- a CDS encoding metal ABC transporter permease has product MTFLDIFQTHPFLLMSLLAGLAASITSGIIGSYVVSKRIVFISGSIAHSVLGGMGVCLWLRRVLGIEWLTPLHGALFAALLSALLIGWIHLKYRQREDTVIATLWSTGMAIGVIFIALTPGYNVELMNFLFGNILWVSSSDLQLLFGLDLITIALVAIFHRRFVAVCFDEEQALLQGINIRAIYLLLLALVAISVVILIQVVGAILVIAMLAIPAAMASEMTHRMGLMMLIAIGFGCLFSITGTTASYLLNWPPGATISLTAACFYSFSLLRKKRER; this is encoded by the coding sequence ATGACCTTTCTGGATATCTTTCAGACACACCCCTTTCTGCTGATGTCCCTGCTGGCAGGGCTCGCGGCATCGATTACCAGTGGAATTATCGGGTCTTATGTCGTCAGTAAGCGCATCGTATTCATCAGCGGCAGCATCGCCCATTCTGTCCTAGGGGGAATGGGCGTCTGCCTCTGGCTAAGACGTGTCTTGGGAATCGAGTGGCTCACTCCACTCCATGGGGCACTCTTCGCAGCGCTTCTCTCGGCTCTTTTGATCGGCTGGATCCACCTAAAATACAGACAGAGAGAGGATACCGTCATCGCAACTCTCTGGTCTACGGGTATGGCCATCGGCGTGATCTTTATCGCCCTGACGCCAGGGTATAATGTAGAACTGATGAACTTCCTCTTCGGAAATATCCTCTGGGTCAGCAGTTCTGATCTACAGCTTCTATTCGGACTCGACCTCATCACGATCGCACTCGTTGCGATCTTCCATCGTCGTTTTGTCGCTGTCTGTTTTGATGAGGAGCAGGCCCTACTTCAGGGCATCAATATCCGCGCAATCTACCTACTTCTGCTAGCGCTTGTCGCTATCTCGGTCGTGATTCTGATTCAAGTCGTTGGAGCCATTCTGGTGATCGCAATGCTCGCCATACCTGCGGCTATGGCAAGTGAGATGACCCATCGCATGGGCCTAATGATGCTCATTGCTATCGGTTTCGGATGCCTCTTCAGCATAACAGGAACAACAGCTTCCTATCTGCTGAACTGGCCTCCGGGAGCCACCATCTCACTTACCGCCGCCTGCTTCTACTCATTCTCTCTTCTTCGTAAAAAAAGAGAGAGGTGA
- a CDS encoding CinA family protein, translating into MSIQEYMIKTKKTLALAESCTGGRMAAELTREPGASLYFLGSLVVYSNELKSSLLQVPSKLIEEKGAVSEEVVEAMLSGLFRITRADYGIAVTGIAGPTGASAGKPVGTVYAAFGERGKAPRLHSLFIKGEREEMMSQTATHLLELFYAFLKNPI; encoded by the coding sequence ATGAGCATTCAAGAATACATGATCAAAACCAAGAAGACGCTCGCGCTTGCGGAGTCGTGCACGGGAGGCAGAATGGCAGCTGAGCTCACAAGAGAGCCGGGCGCCTCTCTCTATTTTCTCGGATCGCTGGTGGTCTATTCGAATGAGCTTAAGAGCTCTCTACTTCAAGTTCCGAGCAAGTTGATTGAAGAGAAGGGAGCAGTGAGTGAAGAGGTGGTAGAGGCGATGCTTTCTGGGCTCTTTCGCATAACCCGCGCCGACTATGGAATTGCCGTTACGGGAATCGCAGGGCCTACAGGCGCAAGCGCAGGGAAGCCCGTGGGAACGGTCTATGCGGCGTTTGGTGAGCGGGGGAAGGCTCCTCGTCTTCACTCTCTTTTTATCAAAGGTGAAAGAGAGGAGATGATGAGTCAAACAGCGACGCACCTTCTAGAGCTCTTTTACGCTTTTTTAAAGAATCCCATCTGA
- the trpR gene encoding trp operon repressor — MKNPSDKKSYQSFLKLCTRASSSEELEKILDLFLTIEEKEILSSRYQIIQALLEEKISQREMAKTLGVSISQITRGSNALKTTSDELKQFIKKK; from the coding sequence ATGAAAAATCCATCTGATAAGAAGAGCTATCAATCGTTCTTAAAACTGTGCACTAGAGCCTCATCTTCAGAAGAGCTTGAGAAAATTTTGGATCTCTTTTTGACGATTGAAGAGAAGGAGATCCTCTCTTCGCGCTACCAGATCATCCAAGCACTTCTTGAGGAGAAAATTAGTCAGCGAGAGATGGCTAAAACCCTCGGAGTCAGTATCTCACAGATCACTCGGGGTTCGAATGCTCTGAAGACAACCAGTGACGAATTAAAACAATTTATCAAGAAAAAATAG
- a CDS encoding class I SAM-dependent methyltransferase, protein MKYALLDSGNQRKLERFGKHLLVRPCAQALWEPELPEKEWAAADATFTREVENRWVSKKPLPESWVTELGGLKFKTAPTDFGHLGLFPEHSLFWPWMDEQIKSRPAGVRVLNLFAYSGGATLAAARAGAAVCHLDASQGMVSWARENAALNQLSGAPIRWIVDDVLKFLQREEKRNSRYEGIILDPPSFGRGKQGEVFKIERDLLLILDKCRAVLSDKPLFVIFTTHTPGMTPIVMKQLMEQFMKNGVIEAGEMVLPSESKKTVPSGSYARWSCGK, encoded by the coding sequence ATGAAATACGCATTGCTGGATAGTGGAAATCAGAGGAAGTTAGAGCGCTTTGGAAAGCATCTGCTTGTGCGACCCTGCGCCCAAGCTCTTTGGGAGCCCGAGCTGCCGGAGAAAGAGTGGGCGGCTGCCGATGCGACATTCACCCGAGAGGTGGAGAACCGCTGGGTTTCAAAAAAACCGCTTCCCGAATCGTGGGTGACAGAGCTAGGTGGGCTGAAATTTAAGACAGCCCCGACAGATTTTGGCCATCTCGGACTCTTTCCTGAACATAGCCTCTTCTGGCCCTGGATGGATGAGCAGATCAAAAGCCGACCAGCAGGCGTCCGCGTACTCAACCTCTTCGCCTACTCCGGCGGCGCGACGCTCGCAGCTGCGCGTGCAGGAGCTGCTGTCTGCCACCTCGACGCCTCGCAGGGAATGGTCAGCTGGGCAAGAGAGAATGCCGCACTCAATCAGCTCTCTGGAGCTCCGATACGCTGGATCGTCGATGATGTGTTAAAATTTCTTCAACGCGAAGAGAAGAGAAATTCGCGATATGAGGGAATCATTCTAGATCCTCCAAGCTTTGGAAGAGGGAAACAGGGCGAGGTGTTTAAGATTGAGCGCGATCTTCTGCTAATCTTAGATAAGTGCCGCGCAGTTTTAAGCGACAAACCCCTCTTTGTCATCTTTACGACACACACACCTGGGATGACTCCAATCGTGATGAAGCAGCTCATGGAGCAGTTCATGAAAAATGGAGTGATTGAGGCAGGTGAGATGGTTCTCCCTTCCGAAAGTAAAAAAACAGTCCCTTCTGGGAGCTACGCGAGGTGGAGTTGTGGAAAATAG
- the lspA gene encoding signal peptidase II, with product MNRSLLLFLASLLILASDFFLKSYAHHFLPMMGWGSELYPYGGVAVFENWAGIDFSINHVLNKGAAWGMLSNFHQYLFYARLLIVGGMIVYFFLFAVSKQRLPLVLIISGALGNILDHLIYGYVIDMFHFRFWGHSFPVFNIADSAIFCGIAWLMIHSLIKPQSVDASENV from the coding sequence ATGAATCGTTCCCTTCTGCTTTTTCTTGCATCGCTGCTGATTCTGGCGTCCGACTTTTTTCTAAAGTCCTACGCGCACCACTTTCTTCCCATGATGGGATGGGGCTCCGAGCTCTATCCTTATGGGGGAGTCGCAGTGTTCGAGAACTGGGCTGGTATCGATTTTTCGATCAACCACGTGCTCAATAAAGGAGCCGCGTGGGGAATGCTCTCGAATTTCCATCAATACCTTTTCTATGCGCGCCTTCTAATTGTAGGAGGCATGATCGTCTACTTCTTTCTGTTCGCTGTTTCAAAGCAGCGCCTTCCGCTTGTTCTAATTATTTCGGGAGCCCTGGGGAATATTCTCGACCACCTTATCTATGGATATGTGATCGATATGTTCCACTTTCGATTCTGGGGCCACTCCTTTCCTGTTTTCAATATCGCAGATAGCGCAATCTTCTGCGGAATCGCCTGGCTCATGATCCACTCACTCATTAAACCGCAATCTGTAGACGCTTCAGAGAATGTCTAG
- a CDS encoding F-box protein, which translates to MSTVNSFEKLPHGCVRNTYLFLDATDAFSLRRVCKEVYPLIRSSAFFEKAADILCGVEPVKPAKLKQLYQECLWQEENLR; encoded by the coding sequence ATGTCGACGGTTAATAGTTTCGAGAAACTTCCACACGGATGTGTGAGAAACACCTACCTCTTTTTAGACGCAACAGACGCCTTTTCGCTTAGAAGGGTCTGCAAAGAAGTCTACCCTCTTATTCGATCTAGTGCCTTTTTTGAGAAAGCCGCTGATATTTTATGCGGAGTAGAGCCTGTGAAACCTGCAAAACTCAAGCAGCTCTACCAGGAGTGTCTTTGGCAAGAGGAGAATCTCCGCTAA
- a CDS encoding ABC transporter ATP-binding protein → MSHNAIEIEDLSFSYEKRPILSGVNLSVLNGEFVAIFGPNGGGKTTFLKLVMGFLEPDAGEIRIFGTSPKRARGSISYVPQAAQFDRQFPLSVLDLVLMGCLSKQTAWGALPKESKEKALQALDKVGLLDKQHQAFGTLSGGQAQRTLIARALVSDPDLLILDEPTASVDPEAEGRIHSLLLDLKKSMTILMVTHDLQGIIEKADRMICIHRTLTAYTPKQVCEHFSVGLYHSPLLNPSNPLRRPT, encoded by the coding sequence ATGTCTCACAACGCCATTGAAATTGAAGATCTTAGCTTTAGCTATGAGAAGAGGCCCATCTTGTCTGGGGTCAACCTCTCTGTGCTCAATGGCGAATTCGTAGCTATTTTCGGCCCGAATGGCGGGGGAAAAACCACCTTTTTAAAGTTAGTGATGGGGTTTTTAGAACCAGATGCGGGAGAGATTCGCATTTTTGGAACTAGCCCAAAGAGAGCGAGAGGCTCGATAAGCTACGTACCTCAGGCAGCGCAGTTCGACAGACAGTTCCCCCTCTCAGTTCTCGATCTCGTACTGATGGGGTGTCTCTCAAAACAGACAGCCTGGGGAGCCCTTCCGAAGGAGTCGAAAGAGAAGGCTCTTCAAGCTCTTGATAAAGTAGGTCTTTTAGATAAGCAGCATCAGGCATTTGGAACTCTTTCTGGAGGTCAAGCGCAGCGCACGCTGATAGCACGCGCTCTTGTCTCAGATCCAGACCTGCTGATTTTGGATGAGCCAACAGCGAGCGTCGACCCGGAAGCGGAAGGGCGCATTCACTCTCTTCTGCTCGATTTAAAAAAATCGATGACGATTCTGATGGTTACGCATGATCTGCAGGGTATTATTGAAAAGGCGGATCGCATGATCTGCATCCACCGCACTCTGACAGCCTACACACCCAAGCAGGTGTGCGAACACTTCTCTGTAGGGCTCTACCACTCACCTCTCCTTAACCCCTCGAACCCCTTGCGGCGCCCAACATGA
- the rplU gene encoding 50S ribosomal protein L21 yields MYAIIETGGKQYRVEKGDLIDVELLTPPSSGKVEFKNVILLNDGSSVKIGAPHVAKSRVVGELIQEVRGPKVIAFKYKRRKGIRRKVGHRQRYSRVKITDIEG; encoded by the coding sequence ATGTACGCGATCATCGAAACAGGTGGAAAACAGTACCGCGTTGAGAAAGGCGACCTCATTGACGTAGAGCTACTTACACCTCCTTCTAGCGGTAAAGTAGAGTTCAAGAACGTCATTCTACTCAATGACGGCTCTTCAGTAAAAATCGGCGCTCCACACGTTGCAAAATCACGTGTTGTCGGCGAGCTGATCCAGGAAGTACGCGGACCTAAAGTCATCGCGTTCAAATACAAACGTCGCAAAGGAATCAGACGCAAGGTGGGACACCGCCAGCGCTACTCCCGCGTAAAGATTACAGACATCGAAGGTTAA
- a CDS encoding MFS transporter — protein sequence MNRLKELRYLFLIFVIFIAACIETDIFLPALPDMMSHFFVSEGAVQGLLTWNFIGICLAGPLYGPVSDSFGRKRPLMIALATFLAGSLLTLFASSFNEMLWGRILQGLGSGGCFTLGTAIIFDAFQKENAVKAINKLNMAIPIIMAGAPMLGGYLNQSYGFRSNFLAIVLFVLVSFFVSLFFFEETLPKEKRAPLKVKAIATDFKLALTSLAFWQITLMISFVFAGYIAFLSNTSVLFVLELGVSKAAFPFFQAAILGGWVVAGLLLNRIIAKWGTIKIKRAGTLLFAIGGVAIAIAALVAPRSAYLLTSGMVVYAFGANWLIGLYFPEGMEILPNIKGITASFMTSARLLIAAFVVGLTSALYNATIYPLAILIFGTVAFVLPLLISYERRRAKIAAELI from the coding sequence ATGAATCGACTTAAAGAGCTCAGATACCTATTTCTTATCTTCGTGATCTTTATCGCGGCGTGCATTGAGACGGATATCTTCTTGCCTGCGCTTCCCGATATGATGAGCCACTTCTTCGTTTCAGAGGGGGCTGTTCAGGGGCTGCTTACCTGGAATTTCATCGGGATCTGCCTAGCGGGGCCGCTCTATGGTCCAGTCTCCGACTCTTTTGGACGGAAGAGGCCTCTCATGATCGCTCTTGCGACATTTTTAGCGGGAAGCCTGCTCACTCTCTTTGCTTCGAGTTTCAATGAGATGCTCTGGGGCCGCATCCTTCAGGGACTTGGAAGCGGCGGCTGCTTCACGCTTGGAACGGCGATCATTTTCGACGCCTTTCAGAAGGAGAACGCTGTAAAGGCGATTAACAAGCTGAACATGGCTATTCCAATAATCATGGCAGGAGCTCCCATGCTCGGAGGCTATCTCAATCAGAGCTACGGCTTCCGTTCAAACTTTCTCGCAATCGTCCTCTTTGTCTTGGTGAGCTTTTTTGTTTCGCTCTTCTTTTTTGAAGAGACGCTCCCCAAAGAGAAGAGAGCACCGCTCAAAGTTAAAGCGATCGCAACCGATTTTAAGCTGGCGTTAACATCGCTCGCTTTCTGGCAGATCACCTTGATGATCAGTTTTGTCTTCGCAGGATACATCGCCTTTCTCTCTAACACCTCTGTTCTCTTTGTTCTTGAGCTGGGTGTGAGTAAAGCGGCCTTTCCCTTTTTCCAAGCTGCGATTTTAGGAGGCTGGGTTGTTGCGGGACTTCTCCTCAATCGCATCATTGCAAAATGGGGCACTATCAAGATCAAAAGAGCGGGGACTCTCCTTTTTGCAATCGGTGGGGTGGCGATCGCGATTGCTGCGCTTGTTGCGCCGCGCAGCGCCTACCTTCTAACTAGTGGAATGGTCGTCTACGCATTTGGTGCAAACTGGCTCATCGGACTCTACTTCCCTGAAGGCATGGAGATTCTTCCAAACATCAAAGGGATCACAGCGAGCTTCATGACAAGTGCGCGCCTGCTCATCGCCGCCTTCGTAGTAGGGCTGACAAGCGCCCTCTACAATGCGACCATCTATCCTCTTGCCATCCTCATCTTTGGCACTGTCGCCTTCGTCCTGCCTCTTCTCATTTCTTATGAGAGACGGCGCGCAAAGATTGCCGCGGAGCTAATTTAA
- a CDS encoding TraR/DksA family transcriptional regulator yields MPLKKSEIDKFKQRLLELRAQLQQLVRGATEEVKSDDKSKGYSQHQADEGTDDFVRTISLEVTNKEYTILRQIERALEKIDENTYGVCDITGEEIPVKRLEAVPYATMTVKAQDKFEKGLL; encoded by the coding sequence ATGCCCTTGAAAAAGAGTGAGATCGATAAGTTTAAGCAGCGCCTGCTCGAATTGCGCGCTCAATTGCAACAGCTCGTTCGCGGAGCGACAGAAGAAGTTAAATCCGATGATAAGTCTAAGGGCTATTCGCAGCACCAGGCCGATGAGGGCACAGACGACTTTGTCCGCACAATCAGCTTAGAAGTGACGAATAAAGAGTATACGATTTTGCGCCAGATTGAACGCGCTCTGGAGAAGATCGATGAGAACACATACGGAGTCTGCGACATTACTGGCGAAGAGATTCCCGTGAAACGCCTTGAAGCAGTTCCCTATGCAACGATGACAGTGAAAGCGCAGGATAAGTTTGAGAAGGGCCTGCTCTAG
- the rpmA gene encoding 50S ribosomal protein L27, with protein sequence MAHKKGQGSTRNGRDSNAQRLGIKATAGQFVTAGSILVRQNGTKWHPSKNVGVGRDYTLYALVDGLVAFRKSNRTFVSVVPATT encoded by the coding sequence ATGGCACATAAGAAAGGTCAGGGTTCTACCCGTAACGGACGCGACTCTAACGCACAACGTCTTGGCATTAAGGCAACAGCAGGCCAATTCGTCACAGCGGGAAGCATCCTCGTTCGCCAAAATGGCACAAAATGGCACCCGAGCAAGAACGTCGGTGTAGGTAGAGACTATACTCTCTATGCACTCGTAGACGGCTTGGTTGCATTCCGCAAGAGCAATCGGACTTTTGTTTCCGTGGTTCCTGCTACAACCTAA
- the nrdR gene encoding transcriptional repressor NrdR, which translates to MRCPFCSHDESKVTDSRNAAETNAVRRRRECLKCLRRFTTFETIDLTIQVHKRDGRYEDFQQDKLIKGLDAACRHTRISHEQVRAISYKITADLMERQIKEISTPELGEIAMKHLQALDAIAYIRFACVYRRFKDVNELVDALQNVETKDGKDDVLHEQMEIRHALEKE; encoded by the coding sequence ATGCGCTGTCCTTTTTGCAGTCATGATGAATCTAAAGTAACCGATTCTCGCAACGCGGCGGAAACCAACGCGGTGCGCAGAAGACGCGAGTGTTTGAAGTGTCTCCGTCGATTTACGACTTTTGAAACGATCGATTTGACGATCCAAGTTCATAAGCGCGATGGAAGATATGAGGACTTTCAGCAAGATAAGCTCATCAAAGGGCTTGATGCTGCATGTCGACACACGCGAATCAGTCACGAGCAGGTTCGGGCGATCTCCTACAAGATCACTGCAGATCTGATGGAGCGGCAGATAAAGGAGATAAGTACTCCTGAGCTCGGTGAAATTGCGATGAAGCACTTGCAAGCACTAGATGCAATTGCTTATATACGTTTCGCCTGTGTCTATCGCCGTTTCAAAGATGTTAACGAACTGGTGGATGCACTCCAGAATGTTGAAACAAAAGATGGCAAAGATGATGTGCTACACGAACAAATGGAGATAAGACATGCCCTTGAAAAAGAGTGA
- a CDS encoding YncE family protein, which translates to MALVALSGALIAADAKAYVPTSNNSVIVIDTVTNAIVATIDVGDSCEIAAVTPDQSKVYVALDGGSVAVIDTATDTLITTVAVGGLPLDLAINASGTEVYVPNFSTGDVSVISTATNAVIATVTVGAAPGFVVITPNGTAYILNNNSVSVISPTTHAVIATVAVSTSPISIAASPDGSHVYVGNGAGFNNVSVISTASNSVVATVDVGQAPEYIALTPVTGAFAYVENSLGNSVSVIDTAINSVVATIDLGAGTGPVFAIFHGTDLYVSDRSTNQVSVISTTSNTVTATIGVGAGPQGSAITPDGSEVYVTNLSNPSPSVSVISTASNAVIATIPFATGSFPFNVVIAGGSSPSPAPSSPTSASAKAEHDIFLSEADYFIVLKWSASPSTDVTHYLIFRDGKQIGSVSSSAPLTFEDHNRKKGKTYTYGIVAVNSSGFESDPVTVTIKAH; encoded by the coding sequence ATGGCTTTAGTCGCTCTATCAGGTGCGCTTATCGCAGCAGATGCCAAGGCTTATGTTCCCACCTCTAACAACAGCGTAATAGTAATCGACACAGTAACCAACGCAATTGTGGCCACGATCGACGTCGGTGATAGTTGCGAGATTGCTGCGGTCACTCCAGATCAGAGCAAGGTCTATGTGGCCTTGGATGGCGGATCTGTAGCTGTCATCGACACGGCAACAGATACACTCATCACAACAGTCGCTGTGGGAGGTCTGCCTCTTGATCTTGCGATTAATGCAAGTGGAACGGAAGTCTATGTGCCTAATTTCAGCACTGGCGATGTAAGTGTTATTTCGACAGCTACTAACGCAGTAATTGCAACAGTAACGGTAGGTGCTGCTCCAGGTTTCGTGGTCATTACTCCAAACGGCACGGCCTACATTCTTAATAACAACAGCGTGAGCGTTATATCTCCAACGACACATGCCGTTATCGCAACGGTTGCGGTGAGTACAAGTCCCATTTCTATAGCAGCTTCTCCCGATGGATCTCATGTCTATGTTGGGAATGGTGCCGGTTTTAATAATGTCAGCGTTATCTCTACAGCAAGTAACAGTGTGGTAGCAACAGTTGATGTAGGTCAGGCGCCAGAATATATTGCGCTTACTCCTGTGACTGGAGCATTCGCTTATGTAGAGAATTCGCTCGGTAATAGCGTGAGTGTGATCGACACTGCGATAAATAGCGTGGTCGCAACCATCGATTTGGGTGCTGGTACTGGACCTGTTTTTGCTATCTTCCATGGAACGGATCTGTATGTGTCAGATAGAAGCACAAATCAAGTGAGTGTGATCTCGACGACAAGCAATACGGTCACAGCCACAATTGGTGTAGGCGCTGGTCCGCAGGGGTCGGCAATTACTCCCGATGGAAGCGAAGTTTACGTTACAAACCTCTCCAATCCCAGTCCGAGTGTAAGTGTGATCTCAACAGCAAGTAATGCGGTCATTGCAACAATTCCTTTTGCAACGGGAAGTTTTCCTTTCAATGTTGTGATAGCTGGCGGCTCCTCTCCCTCTCCTGCTCCTTCCTCTCCTACATCTGCGAGCGCAAAAGCCGAACATGATATTTTTCTTTCAGAGGCCGACTACTTCATTGTGCTCAAATGGAGCGCAAGCCCTTCAACAGATGTCACACACTATCTCATCTTCAGAGATGGCAAGCAGATCGGCTCTGTTTCCAGCAGCGCACCCCTCACATTTGAGGATCACAATCGCAAAAAAGGCAAGACCTACACCTACGGCATCGTAGCTGTAAATAGCTCAGGATTCGAGAGTGATCCTGTAACTGTGACGATCAAAGCCCACTAG
- a CDS encoding zinc ABC transporter substrate-binding protein: protein MLKIFSILLLFGLTACQTSQKPAASSKPIVLVSIAPYAYFIEQIAKERVAIELLVPYSADPHTYEPNPKQVKTAYEAKLWVRIGDPFEEKILKILEKQSSSPLTLQMWEELPLLHLKADEHAHCEHGHHQHGGEEAQDRHVWLSAKLAKIQAARIEKALSELLPEESAFFKKNLTIFLEKLEHLDQEMATLLSPLKGRALLVSHPAFGYFCQDYNLVQLAIEDEGKEALPQKIATTLKEAGSLQARCVITQGQYSTKAAELVAKKLRLPIFQIDPYARDYFENLHKLARILAEADTEQNVSQRH from the coding sequence TTGCTTAAAATTTTTTCTATCCTTCTGCTTTTCGGGCTCACGGCTTGCCAGACTAGCCAGAAACCCGCTGCCTCCTCAAAACCGATCGTACTCGTCAGTATCGCTCCCTACGCCTACTTTATCGAGCAGATCGCAAAAGAGCGCGTTGCAATCGAACTACTCGTGCCTTATAGCGCTGATCCACACACCTATGAGCCCAATCCTAAGCAGGTTAAAACTGCCTACGAAGCGAAGCTCTGGGTGCGCATCGGAGATCCTTTTGAAGAGAAAATTTTAAAAATTTTGGAAAAACAGAGCTCCTCTCCTCTCACTCTGCAGATGTGGGAAGAACTCCCCCTCCTGCACTTGAAAGCAGATGAGCACGCACATTGTGAACATGGCCACCATCAGCATGGAGGCGAGGAGGCGCAAGACAGACACGTCTGGCTAAGCGCGAAGCTAGCAAAGATTCAAGCCGCTCGTATCGAGAAGGCTCTCTCCGAGCTCCTTCCTGAAGAGAGCGCTTTTTTCAAAAAAAACCTCACCATCTTCCTAGAAAAACTCGAGCATCTAGATCAAGAGATGGCGACTCTACTCTCTCCATTAAAAGGTAGAGCGCTTCTCGTCTCCCATCCAGCTTTTGGATACTTCTGTCAGGACTACAACCTAGTGCAGCTAGCGATTGAGGACGAAGGGAAAGAGGCGCTTCCGCAGAAAATTGCAACTACATTGAAAGAGGCGGGCTCCCTTCAGGCTCGTTGCGTGATCACTCAAGGCCAATACTCCACAAAGGCCGCCGAGCTGGTTGCAAAAAAACTTCGATTGCCTATTTTTCAGATCGATCCGTATGCTCGGGACTATTTTGAAAATTTGCACAAACTCGCAAGAATCCTCGCAGAAGCAGATACCGAGCAGAATGTCTCACAACGCCATTGA
- the obgE gene encoding GTPase ObgE, translating into MFIDSVTLTLSAGKGGNGVVAWRREKYIPKGGPSGGNGGKGASLVLRAYNQETSLEGFRNRRIIKAENGGAGGGAHKQGHNGKSLVLNVPCGTLVKDARTKEVLFDFTEDKQEWIACRGGRGGRGNASFRSPTHQAPNICTEGTEGESREIELELKLIADVGLVGFPNAGKSTLMSKITKLRVKIGAYPFTTLFPNLSYIELSNYSRILVADIPGIIEDAHEDRGLGLSFLKHIERTSVLLFVIDVSGFEGRDPVRDYEILREELRSYDPKLLEKPSLVALNKIDMEGAEEQIARFREQFNGNPKTIFEISSLEAQGLKPLLAAVEELVCPALALTP; encoded by the coding sequence GTGTTCATCGACTCAGTCACACTTACCCTTTCCGCCGGCAAGGGAGGCAATGGCGTCGTCGCCTGGAGACGGGAGAAGTATATCCCTAAAGGCGGCCCCTCTGGGGGCAACGGCGGCAAGGGAGCTTCCCTTGTTCTACGCGCCTACAATCAAGAAACCTCTCTCGAAGGCTTCAGAAATCGCCGCATCATCAAAGCGGAGAATGGAGGCGCGGGCGGAGGAGCTCACAAGCAGGGTCACAACGGGAAGAGCCTTGTTCTTAATGTCCCTTGTGGAACTCTCGTCAAAGACGCTCGCACTAAAGAAGTCCTCTTTGATTTCACAGAAGATAAGCAGGAGTGGATCGCCTGCAGAGGAGGAAGAGGAGGAAGGGGTAACGCCTCATTCCGCTCCCCCACTCACCAAGCTCCAAATATCTGCACAGAAGGGACTGAAGGAGAGAGCAGAGAGATCGAGCTCGAGCTTAAGCTCATCGCAGACGTTGGCCTAGTCGGCTTCCCCAACGCGGGTAAGTCAACCTTAATGTCAAAGATCACTAAGCTCCGCGTAAAGATCGGTGCTTATCCTTTTACTACCCTCTTTCCAAACCTCAGCTACATCGAACTTAGCAACTACTCGCGCATCCTCGTCGCTGATATTCCTGGCATTATCGAAGACGCACATGAAGACCGCGGCCTCGGCCTCTCCTTCTTGAAACACATCGAGCGCACGAGCGTCCTGCTCTTTGTGATAGACGTCTCCGGTTTTGAAGGAAGAGATCCAGTTCGCGACTATGAGATATTACGTGAAGAGCTCCGCTCTTACGATCCAAAGCTTCTAGAGAAGCCCTCCCTCGTTGCTCTGAATAAGATCGACATGGAAGGCGCAGAAGAGCAGATCGCTCGCTTCCGTGAGCAGTTCAACGGCAATCCTAAAACCATCTTTGAGATCTCCTCTCTCGAGGCACAGGGCTTAAAGCCGCTGCTCGCCGCTGTGGAAGAGCTCGTCTGCCCCGCACTCGCTCTCACCCCCTAA